The following are encoded in a window of Megalobrama amblycephala isolate DHTTF-2021 linkage group LG19, ASM1881202v1, whole genome shotgun sequence genomic DNA:
- the c5ar1 gene encoding C5a anaphylatoxin chemotactic receptor 1 has protein sequence MEEGDYVDFFSFDFSNESFSCEGTENCTDIEFPNEIQMSVIGLKHWIALVCYSIVFLLGVPGNGLVVWVTAFRMPHSVNAQWFLNLAIADLLCCLSLPFIMVPLAQDQHWPFGDLACKLFNGLFYMMMYCSVLLLVVISLDRFLLVTKPVWCQNHRHPRQARCVCFVIWILALLGGSPQFAHMETDRRETKILCVSIYSSLGHAWAVTLTRSFLSFLLPFLIICASHWKVYHMMRSGRGQRGSDKSGRTLRVILALVLSFFLCWFPIQIVDLLLLIFYRESGRFEANLRLAHVLTLCLAYINSCLNPLLYVCLGRGFKKNLVSSLRSVLHFASEAPTNRTTMTANSKSTTDGMFREKPV, from the coding sequence ATGGAGGAGGGTGACTATGTTGATTTTTTCTCTTTTGACTTTTCTAATGAATCTTTCTCTTGTGAGGGCACTGAAAACTGCACCGATATAGAGTTCCCCAATGAAATACAAATGTCCGTGATAGGTCTCAAGCACTGGATCGCTCTGGTCTGCTACAGCATTGTGTTCCTGTTGGGCGTTCCTGGGAACGGTCTGGTAGTGTGGGTGACCGCGTTCCGAATGCCGCACTCCGTGAACGCACAGTGGTTTCTAAATCTGGCCATCGCGGATCTGCTGTGCTGCTTGTCGTTGCCTTTTATCATGGTGCCGCTCGCCCAGGACCAACACTGGCCTTTTGGTGATTTGGCTTGCAAATTATTCAATGGTCTGTTCTACATGATGATGTACTGCAGCGTTCTGCTCCTGGTTGTGATCAGCTTGGACCGTTTCCTACTGGTGACCAAACCAGTGTGGTGCCAGAACCACAGGCATCCGAGGCAGGCCCGTTGCGTCTGTTTCGTCATCTGGATTCTCGCTCTCCTTGGAGGTTCTCCTCAATTTGCTCACATGGAGACAGATAGAAGAGAGACTAAAATATTGTGCGTTAGCATCTACAGTAGCTTAGGTCACGCATGGGCCGTAACCCTTACCCGCAGTTTTCTGTCTTTTCTGCTGCCTTTCCTGATCATCTGCGCCAGCCATTGGAAGGTTTACCACATGATGAGATCCGGGCGAGGACAAAGAGGAAGCGACAAGTCGGGCCGGACGCTGCGTGTCATCCTGGCATTGGTGCTTAGCTTCTTCCTATGCTGGTTTCCCATACAGATCGTGGATCTTCTGCTGTTGATTTTTTACAGAGAGTCAGGAAGATTTGAAGCCAACCTGCGTCTGGCCCATGTGCTGACCCTCTGTTTGGCTTACATTAACAGCTGCCTGAACCCGCTGCTCTATGTGTGCCTTGGCcggggtttcaagaaaaatctgGTTAGCTCTCTGCGAAGTGTGCTCCACTTCGCATCCGAGGCACCGACCAATCGAACCACCATGACTGCAAACAGTAAGTCAACCACAGACGGCATGTTCAGAGAGAAGCCCGTATGA